In Musa acuminata AAA Group cultivar baxijiao chromosome BXJ2-8, Cavendish_Baxijiao_AAA, whole genome shotgun sequence, one genomic interval encodes:
- the LOC135619937 gene encoding pathogenesis-related thaumatin-like protein 3.5 — protein sequence MEAFLPKFFFLLLLLLVSGAFWTTKAAGAGATFTLENNCPYTIWPGTLSGNGVALLGGGGFELSLNDTASFSAPPGWSGRFWARTRCLLGSSSSNGTCATGDCGGVLRCVVGGAPPASLAEFTLGSGDGTQDFYDVSLVDGYNVGIGVRPSRGSCRYAGCVADVNARCPAELRVPAESGETVACRSACEAFGAPEYCCTGAHGSPATCGPTRYSQLFKAACPAAYSYAYDDATSTFTCAAGTADYLITFCPSAADAQSKKR from the exons atGGAGGCTTTCCTGCCGaagttcttcttcctcctgcTGTTGCTGCTCGTCTCAG GGGCATTTTGGACCACGAAAGCGGCGGGCGCCGGCGCCACCTTCACCCTCGAGAACAACTGCCCTTACACCATCTGGCCGGGCACATTGTCCGGCAACGGGGTTGCCCTCCTCGGCGGCGGCGGATTCGAGCTTTCCCTGAATGATACCGCCTCCTTCTCCGCTCCACCCGGCTGGTCCGGCCGCTTCTGGGCCCGCACACGATGCCTCCTCGGCTCCTCCTCTTCTAACGGGACCTGCGCCACTGGCGATTGCGGGGGCGTCCTACGCTGCGTAGTCGGCGGCGCACCACCGGCCAGCCTCGCGGAGTTCACCCTCGGCAGTGGCGACGGCACCCAGGACTTCTACGACGTGAGCTTGGTCGACGGTTACAACGTCGGCATCGGGGTGCGCCCCTCGAGGGGCAGCTGCCGGTACGCCGGGTGCGTGGCGGACGTGAACGCTCGGTGCCCGGCGGAGCTGCGGGTGCCGGCAGAGTCCGGGGAAACGGTGGCGTGCCGAAGCGCGTGCGAGGCCTTCGGGGCACCGGAATACTGCTGCACCGGGGCCCACGGCTCGCCGGCGACGTGCGGGCCGACGCGGTACTCGCAGCTGTTCAAGGCAGCGTGCCCGGCGGCGTACAGCTACGCCTATGACGATGCGACGAGCACGTTCACATGCGCCGCCGGCACCGCCGACTACCTCATCACCTTCTGCCCGTCCGCGGCAGACGCCCAGAGCAAGAAGAGGTAG
- the LOC135619940 gene encoding STS14 protein-like, which translates to MMMASSFHRLVLPCLLAVAMLTCTGSVEARRAHVLLASAAAPAAQRKPQTSAEDQFLTGHDQARAAVGVGQLRWSAKLGSEASRVVAQQKEKGCGFADLESSPYGANQLWTSYPVKPAEAVRSWVEEGKYFSYANNSCAAGHECGTYTQVVWRNTAEVGCAQANCVGQGATLTLCLYNPPGNIQGQKPY; encoded by the coding sequence ATGATGATGGCTTCGAGCTTCCACCGACTCGTCCTTCCTTGTCTCTTGGCCGTGGCCATGTTGACGTGCACCGGCTCCGTGGAAGCCAGACGGGCGCACGTACTCCTGGCGTCCGCTGCGGCCCCGGCCGCTCAGCGGAAGCCCCAAACCAGCGCGGAGGACCAGTTCCTGACTGGCCACGACCAGGCCCGCGCTGCGGTCGGGGTGGGCCAGCTCCGGTGGAGCGCGAAGCTGGGCTCGGAAGCCAGCCGGGTGGTGGCGCAGCAGAAGGAGAAGGGGTGCGGCTTCGCGGACCTGGAGTCGAGCCCCTACGGGGCCAACCAGTTATGGACGAGCTACCCGGTCAAGCCGGCGGAGGCTGTGCGGTCATGGGTGGAGGAGGGGAAGTACTTCAGCTACGCCAACAACTCGTGCGCGGCGGGGCACGAGTGCGGGACGTACACGCAGGTGGTGTGGAGGAATACGGCGGAGGTGGGGTGCGCCCAGGCCAACTGCGTCGGGCAAGGGGCGACCCTCACGCTCTGCCTTTACAATCCCCCTGGGAACATACAGGGGCAGAAGCCTTACTAG